The Rosa rugosa chromosome 3, drRosRugo1.1, whole genome shotgun sequence sequence ACAATGCATCTCCCCCATCTTCCACTTACCGTGCACTCCGTGAGTGTTGCCCTGCCCTTTTACTCAAGCTGCAACCAGTTTCTGGATATCCTTCTGAAATTGTTTACAGAAAATTAGATACATGGTAGTGTGCTCCTACTCATATCATAAATGCTTGTAAAGAGATTCATATCAGATTTCTTTATTGGCTTCAATAGATCAAATTTATTCCCTAAATGCTGAAGTTGCCATTCTCAAGTTGTCATGCTCTTTTGACCAAATGTCTCAGTATGTAAACTTTCAATCTTCAAATTGTACATATGTCATTTCTGTAACCAATACCAAGTTTTCATATCATAAATGCTTGTAAAGAGATTCATATCAGATTTCTTTATTGGCTTCAATAGATCAAATTTATTCCCTAAATGCTGAAGTTGCCATTCTCAAGTTGTCATGCTCTTTTGACCAAACGTCTCAGTATGTAAACTTTCCATCTTCAAATTGTACATATGTCATTTCTGTAACCAATACCAAGTTTAGGGGCTGATTCATTCTGTCCTCGTTGCCTACTAGTCTCGTTAACTATGTGCTTAACCAATCGCCTTTATTTTTGggtatgaatgaaatttttaCCCAATCCAATGAAAGCTGCAACGGCAGCTAACAATGCAAGCTAAAAGGTTACAAACTGAAAGAGACTATCTCAGGAAACACACCTATGAAGGAATTGCAGAAACCCAACCAAGGAAAAGCATATACCTCAATTTGAAAAGGTGATGTTGTTGGTGGATACCTCTCCACTACTTTACCATTCTTGTCCACCAAAAACTTCTCAAAATTCCACTTGACAATGTCACCTAAGAAACCTCCCACACTTGATTTCAGAAACTGATAAACCGGAGCTGTGCTGGGACCATTGACATCAACCTGTTATGCACCTTTAGATTTTTAGTACTTGACTGAAACACTTTACTTAATTAATAAAAATTtacataaaaagaaagaaatacagGGACATGTAGTTGAGCTTATAGACCTACCTTATCAAAAATGGGGTATTCGGCTTTATACCGTGTACAAGCAAATTGCTTGATTTCTGTATTTGATCCCGGTTCTTGGCCCCCAAACTGATTGCAAGGGAAAGCTAGAATCTCAAATCCTACAGTGAGATTGAGCACACATCCAGCAACTATTATCACCAGTTTATAACTCTCACTCAAAGGGAACTCATGATAATAAAATTTCTGCAGAGAGTTTTGATGCAAAAGATGAATTAGTAAAAACCTAGAATTGTAGAGCTAATCTGCCCCATGCACCCACCACCGTCACCAACCCAAAAGATATGAATTTGTGtaacaagaaaacaaatttgTCAAGGATGAAACTAAAAGGACTCTTCCAAAGGACTGGAGGTTTACCTTGAGTTTTGTACTTCTCATACACATGTGACAGTTCTGAGTAATTTGAAGAGGTCAAGCCACTGTAACAATTTCGGGTTAATTCATATCACAAGAATGCAGCAGATGTCCTTTCACCAAAATAGCTTAAAAGACAAAAATAATTAATCCAAAGGAGTCTGTGTCTGTCAATAACAAAGGGTTACCATTTTGAAGCAACGTTGACAACCAAAAGAACCTTCCCCTTAAACTTGCTAAGAGGGACATCCTTTCCATCGATatcctacaaaaaaaaaaaaaccaaaatcctTGCATGAGCAATAAAACATAATATATATCCATGCCTTGTCCAGAAAATTGTATCAAGTAAGTTGCCAAAATTAACAAGCATCAATTCCAAACATCTACAAAATTGAGTTACAAATCTTGGTTCTTTCGCAGGGTAAAGATTAATTCATGCATAAACCCCGAAAATAATATACCTTGACTGTAAAATCATAGAGAGTCTTCTCAGTAGCTGCTCTTGCATAAACACCCGAGTGAGAGTAGTGACGGGATTTGAAGAAGCGCCCATTTGAATAAGATGATTGTAGAAGAGAGAAGCCATGTTGGAAAAGTGATGATTTAGAGGAGCCGAGTGAGGATTTGATCGAGAAAGCCATGGATGGGCATGGAGCTGAACTACTACTTgggcttctttttgttttcgtttGAACGTATCCTGTTGCAActgttggagagagagagatggaagcCATTTTCGTCTGCTTCTAATAAGAGTTTTGAGAAAGTCTCTTCTAAAACAGCTCATTCAGCTAAATATGAACTCTATACCAGCTCTCcgctctcctctctcctctctcctctctcctgtGGAGGGTGAGGTAACACGTGGCCTTTTCGTTGTTCCTCTCCGTTTTCCTAGAAAGTAGAAAGGAAAATACTCAAATCCAAATTGAAGTCTAAATTTTCTGTTATATATGGCGGTGCTATCGCACCAAAATTAAATTAATATTCAAATTATGCAAACAAATATTGTTTAATCATGCAAAATAGAATTAATGATTTTAGTGAAAATTAATATTTTCATAACTAATCATTTATTTGTTTGATCTTAATCGTATGATTAAATGATATCTCTATTTGCCTTTGTGGCTTAGGTTTCAATTGACTTGGTGTAGATCAAAAGATAACATATTGGCAAACGGTCGACCTACAAGTCAACGCACGGGATATTTTGGTACTGGGCCTTTGGGCTTTTAGTgctctctttcatttttttgttcttaAAAGTTGGGGTGGGCCTAATGagaatggcacactcaaatggAGACCTCCTAACAGCTGATTTTTCATTAGTCTCTGTGGCAAGTTACCTTAGCAACTACATAACTTCTCGTATCACAATTGCGTGTCTTGGTAAGGGTTATGCATGTACCAAGGCCAATGGTGTGGGATTGTATTGATAAGAGCTTTTAATGTTCTTCTAGAATGCGTGTGCAGTGAAGGTCTTTAATGGGCTTTAATTAATTACTAGAAATATTATTTCCGTTATGCTGAATATGCATGGCAATGTGTTGCTTCGGGGCTTACACTCTAGGGTATGTAATTGTCTAGCAGTGACTCAATGCAATTGTGTAATGATTTATACGTGCAATCGTGCAGTGATTTAGAATCTATGAATTGAATTCATTCCCTTCCCCTAAAATATACAAAATTCCAAACGGAGTCTATGTATCAAATATCAAAAGGGATTTCAAATA is a genomic window containing:
- the LOC133738270 gene encoding probable phospholipid hydroperoxide glutathione peroxidase codes for the protein MASISLSPTVATGYVQTKTKRSPSSSSAPCPSMAFSIKSSLGSSKSSLFQHGFSLLQSSYSNGRFFKSRHYSHSGVYARAATEKTLYDFTVKDIDGKDVPLSKFKGKVLLVVNVASKCGLTSSNYSELSHVYEKYKTQGFEILAFPCNQFGGQEPGSNTEIKQFACTRYKAEYPIFDKVDVNGPSTAPVYQFLKSSVGGFLGDIVKWNFEKFLVDKNGKVVERYPPTTSPFQIEKDIQKLVAA